The Phocoena sinus isolate mPhoSin1 chromosome 12, mPhoSin1.pri, whole genome shotgun sequence genome includes a window with the following:
- the LOC116763498 gene encoding NADH dehydrogenase [ubiquinone] 1 beta subcomplex subunit 1 yields the protein MMNLLQIVRDHWVHILVPVGFVVGCYLDRKNDEKLIAFRNKSLLYKRELRPSEEVTWK from the coding sequence ATGATGAACTTACTTCAGATTGTGCGTGACCACTGGGTACATATACTTGTCCCTGTGGGATTTGTCGTTGGATGTTACCTAGACAGAAAGAATGATGAAAAGCTAATTGCCTTCCGGAACAAGAGTCTGTTATATAAAAGGGAATTAAGACCCAGTGAAGAAGTCACCTGGAAGTAA